The Thermincola ferriacetica genomic interval TCAACAACGGTATTACACATCATCTGGAAAAATACCACGATATACCAATTCAGCAAGTACTGAAGGATATGCTTGCTGCCAAAAGGTTCAGCGCCACTTTGGATGCCGGGCATGCCCTGAAAGAATGCAATAACTTTATTTTGACCATTGGCATCCCCGTAACAGATAAAGGCCATGATTTCAGTCACGTGGAATCCTGTTCACGCGCTGTTGCATCCGGCCTGAAACCCGGCGACCTGGTTATTGTTCGCAGCACCCTCATTCCGGGAATGACCCGTAATTTCGTAAAACCCATTTTGGAAGAATCAGGTCTCAAGGCCGGGGAAGACTTCTATTTGGCCTATTCCTCAGAACGAATTGCCGAAGGCAAGGCCTTTGACGAGTTTGAAAACATGCCTACTCTGGTTAGCGGTATCAACGAAGCCAGCTTACAAAAAGCCATGGAATTGATGAGTATAGTAACCAAGGCAGAACTGGTGCCGGCAAGTTCTTTCGAAGTAGTTGAATCAGCCAAAGTTATGGAAAACATCTCCCGTGATGTCAACATTGCCATGGTTAACGAGTTTGCGCGCTTTACCAAGGCCCTGGGCATTGATATCTTTGAAGTGATTAAAGTTGCCAATACCCATAAACGGGTAAAGCTATTAATTCCGGGCCCCGGTGTGGGAGGTTATTGTATTCCCAACGCCCTTCATTACCTGGCGCCAAAAGCTGACGAGTTAGGCGTACCTTTGAAGCTTCTCAGAACCGCCAGAAAAATAAATGAGGAAGTTCCGGCTTTTGTGGCCAGTCTGGTAACAAAAAACCTGCCTGTACCACCCAGTAAGGCCAAAGTGGCAGCCCTGGGTATCGCCATGAAGGATTATTCCAGCGACGACAGGCAAAGCCCGGCCCTTGACGTAATTAAGATACTGCTCAATTCCGGCATAAAAGTTGCTGCTTTTGACCCCGCTGTACCGTCAAAACATGCTTTTCAGGTGGATTCCCTGGAAGCTGCCGTCAAGGATGCCCATGGTATCATCGTACTGGCCAAACAAAACGGCATCGGATACAATAACTTTAAGCTCTTCAACGAGCTGATGAGTAAAGTGGGCACACCCTTTATAGTCGATACGAAAAACCTGTATAACCGCGACGAAGTTGAGGCCGCCGGCTTCAAATTAGAATCCTTATAGACCAAAAACTTCACCGGCTGTTAAACCGGTGAAGTTTTTTTATTTGGAAGCTCCCGACCTGCCAGCCGCAGAAAGATCATGCCTGCGGTTGCCGAAACGGCCGAACCGGTAATAATAGCTATTTTTGCTGTTGATAATAAATCCGGATTGATAAAAGCCAGGCTGGCAATGAAGAGGGACATGGTAAACCCAATACCGCCGAGAATACCCGCACCGTATATATGACGCCAATGTACATCCCTTGGCAAAACAGCCAGTTTGGCCTTGACCATTATGTACGAGAAACCGGCAATGCCAATCTGCTTACCCAAAAACAAACCCAGGATAATACCTAGGAAAACAGATGTTTTCAGTTGGCTTGCCAAATTACCCAAGTTAATCTCAACCCCTGCGTTAGCTAAAGCAAAAACCGGCATGATTAAATAAGTTAC includes:
- a CDS encoding nucleotide sugar dehydrogenase, producing the protein MSNSSKNVKVAIFGLGFVGLPLALSYALRGCEVIGVDVDPHLVDQLNNGITHHLEKYHDIPIQQVLKDMLAAKRFSATLDAGHALKECNNFILTIGIPVTDKGHDFSHVESCSRAVASGLKPGDLVIVRSTLIPGMTRNFVKPILEESGLKAGEDFYLAYSSERIAEGKAFDEFENMPTLVSGINEASLQKAMELMSIVTKAELVPASSFEVVESAKVMENISRDVNIAMVNEFARFTKALGIDIFEVIKVANTHKRVKLLIPGPGVGGYCIPNALHYLAPKADELGVPLKLLRTARKINEEVPAFVASLVTKNLPVPPSKAKVAALGIAMKDYSSDDRQSPALDVIKILLNSGIKVAAFDPAVPSKHAFQVDSLEAAVKDAHGIIVLAKQNGIGYNNFKLFNELMSKVGTPFIVDTKNLYNRDEVEAAGFKLESL